In the Neodiprion virginianus isolate iyNeoVirg1 chromosome 2, iyNeoVirg1.1, whole genome shotgun sequence genome, AATCTTTCTTGTTGTACtcttaattaaaaaagtttattcGACCATCATTACATAATCAAATAATTGCTGGATCGAATTTATAGGAAGGAGTTTCTATTAACAAGTCGCTCCTAACCCTGGGAAAGGTGATTGCATCTTTGGCTGAGAGCACGAACAACAGGAAACGAGGTTTTGTGCCTTACAGAGAATCCGTACTGACGTGGCTGTTGAGGGTGAGTGATAAATCCTTATTATTGTTTGCTTCTgtactgtgaaaaatttattgatatagCAAAAGATACAAAACTTTATATTTTGACCAACAATTGGTATTACAGAGTTTATTACATAAGTGAATAGTATTGAGAAACCATCGAGGATTTACTAACCAATAGAAACACTTGAAACACTTATAGAGCTCATCCTCGACAGGTTGTCAATAGATATGATTAACACagaaattcgtaaaaaaaagttgatattaTCGGCCTACTAGGTACTCTAGttaaaacaggcagagacaTTTGATCATATCTTTGTAAAAGGTTAATTGTTGATGTAATCGTTTGAAACGCTTGAAACACttgaaacacatttttttttatccttcaaCAAAGAGATAATTCCTCATTCAATCTACgattaaataatatatagtTAGGACAAAATATCTCAAGCCCTGCATGGGGTGAACTTAATACCCTAGAGTATTACTAAtccataaatttataaaatctgTAGTAAACGAAGTACACTGATCCAGGTCCCATTTATaagttgaattatttatacaagTCAAGAAATGTGTAAGTAACTCCAGCCACTCCATTCATACTTAATTAATAATAAGTTAAAACCTAAAAGTATAGCAACCGCGCGCATCGCAATGACAGAATAttctaaaataaataaaattaaggaaaaatttgaacataACGACCATAACGCAGTCTGTGCAAATATTTCCAGATAATTTTGGCAACGCGTCGTATTATTTTGTGACTATTTCATTGCCCCGGTTGGACAAAATCCAGATCtttcgaagaagaagaaacgaattTTTCCGTAAAATTGATCCACCGATGTTTTGTCGGAGAATTTGTAGAGTAATTCATTAGTGCATCAAGTCGGTATAGTAGTTAAACATTGGTGCCCGAATGTAAACTCTTCTAATAGTGCATTTGCAGTCAGGGCCGCATTTCTTGCACCGATTTCCACACTTCAGACACCCACTTCTTAATTTGGTAGCATTTGTAGTGTCTGCAATAGGAACGACGCAGTTTATGTCTATGTGTACGAACGAATAGATTAAATAAATTGCACCGAGTAGTCGTTTTAAGTTTCTTTAACATATAAatagaggaaagaaaaaaaaaaaaatcgagacaAAAACCTAGTTATTACACAagcatgaaaataaaaataagaacaatCCCGAACATTATGGGTGCTACGATATATCACATATGGAGCTGTGTCTCGTACCTTCGTTTTTCTCCGCCAGATGACCGAGTGTTTTACTCTTGAGCGTTGGCCAGACCATTTTTATCGACGGGTTTTATTCCCTCCTTACGTCACTTTCCTCAAGCTTGTCTCCGGCCGGATTCGTGAAGCGAAACTTTGCTCGTATCGCTCCGCATTCGACTTTATAGAAATAACGCCGGCTCAGGCTTTTGCACACGGCACCACCAACCGGGAATGAGGCAATGTTACAAGCTGCGTTGCGGTAGCCGATCGTCTCGAATAACGTCGATAAAGCACTGTTATCGCTTCATTCGTTGCATTATTATTTGCTCGAGTCCTCAAAAAAGGTACCGGGATGGCTGGAAAGGGATTTTCAATAGTGTTTCATGTTAATACGCACCAACCATTGCTCGTTAAAATATCCGCATCGTGTAACGCGGACAAAATAGTGACGCGCGCAATTGTAGAATTGAACATTAGTGCCGTGCGCAACGCACGGCTCGTGTATGTCGAGTGATGACGTCACGTCAACCCTGTAATTGCGTCGCTGCTTTTAGATATTTAATACATTTTCCGTAAATTTCCATAGTCTCTTGACAATCAATAATAACAGCAATTACGCACAACTTTTGCGGTTCACTCTTTCTCATTGTTTCCGATTCCTTCCATCAACCGTTCATTTCTTTCAACTATTTGCACATTCATCCCTTTGCGTGGTTTTTCTCCGTTAATACTAAATTCAATTGTTCACATGAacgtattttctttattcttactCTCATTATTAGGTATTGAATATTATCAGGGCGTGGCTGCACTCCGGTACGGAGTTACAGTCAGTTTAAGAGATACCGTCGTTAGCCAATTATGAATCAATTCATGTTCGTAGACTATTCATAAAATGTCATTACTCTATTAGACGGACGAGGCCGAATCGCACTTTAGCAAGAACCGCACACATACGTGAACTAATAATGACCAAGAATTCATACCCGGTACGCGAATTATGTagatttgaattattaacaaatCATTGCTGTGGCCGCTGGGAACCATGCGACGTCGGGTTTGGTTAACAGCTCATCAAATAATAAACCCGAAATGGACCCAGTGATGCTATGtcgtaaaagaaaaaggaacgaAATTCACAATCCTTGAGAAATTTATCCGGGGTCGtttattcttgtatttttttccccccttcaCAACTTTTATCTGCTTTTTAAGCAGTAATTCTCGTTAACCCTGAGATCTGTACCATAAGGTTATCGATCGATTGAATGGCGCTTGAGACGTTAAAATAGGCGGGAGAAAAGTGGCGACAAAACTCTGTACGATTCTGTACAATATTTGTTCATCAATTATCATTAAGTATTTGacctatttttctttctcttgtttttttttctctgctatctatctgtatgtcCGCGATGTCTGCGATAAAGGAGAGTCGAAAATTCTAGTTCATCTGTCGTACGCGAATAAGGCAGCATAGCATATCTGAACGTTTACCTGTTCATCACTTTGTACCTACGCTTAATTCCCGCATCATGTTCAATTGCGTAGCTGCAGTAGTCGTCTGCTTCATTGGTCATTACAATGAAGAATATTCCaatgattataaattaaaattataacagTGTCCTGCTTCTCGTTGAATCTCAATCTTGACAATGTTATTTGGAGATATTGGGGTGTGATGTTGAGTCGTTTATTATTTCGAAGAATTTAAGTATACTGCATAGAAAACTTataggaaaataaattttattgcgaaagtaatatatatctttattaTGCTGCACGGACTTGCTGGGTTAATGTAAGGATACATTTACAATATCAAAcaccttttttttaaccgattaaaaaataagatagttgtatacatgtgtatgggatttttttttctgtacgttgaatttttttttttcatgattttcttATTCTGCTGAACTACAAACGCGTTGTCAGGCTCATATAATATCTCGCTTTCACCTGTGACGGGAAATATACACTCTCGACTTACGTCTTGCGTAATatggtttctttttcattatttctacTTTGCAAGAAATATCTCATAAAAGATGCTCTTTTTTCACGCACGCATTCGTACGTAGCCCcctaaacaaataattatacatgaaTTTACCGTACACTATGTATGCATTCTTACTATGTGTATAGTGtaatacgtatacctataaataaatacttgCACATAACCCGAGaaaaagaattcatttttcgcatttttttaattttattttatttatttatttattttttaatatatataaaacttAGTTATTTAGTTGCATTCATACACCCCTTACCCTGTCACATGGTTTTCATTATACGTTCTGTCACATATCGTGTTCTGCTTCTTACccttattttgtttattttaagTTCTCgaaatattctgaaaaaattcacaaacatGTCCTTTGAGGCGTCTAGGTAAAGGTCCAATAGTTGTTTCACTCAATTACTTATTTGGGAAAAAGTCGCGTGCTTTGTAGATCacaaaatatacacataaCAAGAAATCACGCGACACGAAAGATCCCATGTGACATGGTAAAGGATAAGTTTAGTTTTTGACTGGTTTACAGAATTTTACTTAGGCGAAGTGTCAGTAGCGGCAGCAGCAACGTTtctaatatacataaaaactGGTTTTTTACTTTCACACAACCTCACAATCAGTCTTATAATGATTACATTAATTCTTAACAAGTCGTAAAAGTAGTTAGGAATATCTGTATTTGCGTTTAATGAAGAAAACGGCAGTAATGAACCTCGTACAATACGTCACTCGGCAAATTTCAATCAGCAATCCGGGGAAtactttcaaactttttttcaggGAGTGTGGAAGAATTccgttcaataattttttattagtcCAATATAAAAAACCAAGTTAGACAATGTAGTATAGATTTTCTCACTTTGCCTTTTACTTCGaccaaacaaaatttttcccctACAGTTTTGAGTGTAAGAATAATAACCTAGTTTACTTCTGTTTTATCATACGAAATgttttgatacatttttttccaatctgaggaatgaaatcaaatatttaacaCTCCTCACATTTTTTACTTCACTTTACTTGACTGCGAAATTATTCTACGAAATAAAACGACCCTTGTACgggtatgaaattttattgcaaaaacaaGAGTATTTAATTATACGAGTATGAATATGAATTCAACGGGTAATAGCAGACTTGAGGAAGccaataaatatgtatatacattttacATGCAAACTTATGCTCAAGTAGCTAGTCAATAAAAATCGTCTTAACACTAAGACAAAACGCGATAAGCACCACCAATAACCAGGTACTTCAGTAGATATTATACTCGTTATCGGAACGATTTCTTAGCccacaggaaaaaaaaaaaaaaataccaataaaacaaacaacaaaaGCCCACCAAGTATatacaattgaatttttcattcaaatgaCATTCGATTCTTTCTCTACCTCTTAAAATCATTCGTGAGTATTGAAGACTGAGTAATTTCCCTTAAATATAGGGAAAAAGTACCTGCAAATCCCGCACGAATCGCATCCTGCAATGTTTAACATTCCGACAAATAGATACGCTACTATTTACGTCAACATATAGAGTTTCCTCAGTGGCGTAATTCATTCTTCGTCTTACAATAGTCTCTCTCCTTTCTTCGTTCATTCTTCATTTATCCATTCATTCGctcgttcatttttcttaaatataatattaattgcTATGTATTAAATTTAGTTGCCGTTTGCGGATTCGCCGATATTTTCGTCGGACCTCCTTCGCGATGTCTTTGCTTCGCCTTTCGTCTTTTCCACAGTTTTCTCTTGTGACTCCTCGTCATCTCCGCACCTCGGtacatcctcctcctcctcttcctcctccctTATCTCATCTTCTTCAATCTCCTCATGTATCTCGCTGCAAGAATTATTCCGTGCTTTACCACGGATGTAAGCAGCCAGGGTGCGCCGTTTGTTTTCTTTGCAGAGTGAGCAAGGGACCTTAGACGTGGATTTTTGTAGCTGCTGACGTTGCTGGTTCTTCGCCTTGGTTGTTGACTTCCCTGAAATCAAAATAAACAATGTTTACACGCTCATTTGGctcatcaattttcaattatacacGCGATTTAACCGCAAACACAAGTTTACCGAAGCTTTATGGAGCGTGGTCTCAACCTCGATGTCAAATCGGAATTTATATCATTTATACGGCGTATAAAGGTATAcgtaaacaaaatcaaaatactGTACAGCTAATATCATCGACGTAGCTACTAGTTTAACCGTCGTCATCCAATATGCGTAGTTTATATTTAGCTCGACCAGGATTGAAACAAGTTTCTGAAGCGTGAAAGGAATTCGCTGTCGctgcaacagcagcagcatcaacaCGTCGCGTCGCGATCGTGGTGCAGCAGTTCACCTCTCATAATACCCATGTGGTTTCACGCTGAGTGAGAATTTAATTGCCTTGGCGAATGAAAACTTGGAAACTTCGTAGAGACACGTcttttatttctacattaaAACAGTAAATAATTGGTCAATATTGACGGCTCGTTATAACTtcgggggaaaaaataaagcGATATCCCTACTCCAACGAAGAACAACAAACCTGTTAAGGTTGTCTTATAGAAAGCGCCGCTCATTAATATACGGAACCGTGAAACAATATCAATCGGAATGTGAAGTAATATTAGTCGGCGAGGTAATGAGATCAGTCACCTCGCGCGTTCAGAATTCGAAGCATAGAACTTCCACCTGTACAGTACAGTACTGTACAGTTAATTACGATTCTTTTAATATACACTGTATCAGTAGAGTCAAGGTGATTATACCTACGTGACATTTTGTTGCAGCCAAGCTCACATACGTGGCACGTTATAGATTATACCATATTAATCATACCCGCGAAATGAATGatcagtatttattttttttgttcatcggGATTATAAACATGTCCCAGATGATGGAATGATATATCTATACTGATAATATTGCGCGTTTCTAATTTCTCATGTGGCTACGTGACGGTTTTTCCTTTTCCCCTCTCCTTTCGAACCCCGCGCTGCGATGCAAAACCACAGCGTCTCCCCTTTCAATGGCTTGTCGTTCATACGGATACATGGATTACAAATTACATGCAACTACGCACATGTATGTTTGACCGCCATACTTGCGTCGCATATATATTTGATACAAGCAGTAGGTAGGGCGGATCTGTTTTTATCTCATTATTTATAGCTTAtaatctatatgtatatacatgtaaatgCAGCTACAGTGTATGCGAGTGGAAATAGAAACAACAATTACAATGTTTTAACAACGTTCTTGCGCACCGTTGCGCCCGGGGTATGTCAAATTTGACTAGTAGATACATTTATGTACCGTGTATAATCTACGCCAAGCTGTTCTTATCGGTAGCAATGTAAGTGTAAACTAACGACACTATTCTATTACGTTCGAATTCGAGACAACTTACCCTTGATCCAGAAACGTGACCAGAAAATATGTGAACCTACATATATAGGTACTGgcagcgtcgcgacgcgacaTCATTCGTTCTTCGTCTGAACGTTTATTTTCAGTCAATTGCGAATCACTGCAGATCTTACGATTGACGATTATATTCTTATAGAGACTCACAGACACATAGTATGTGTATACCGAAACGCGATCGTCttagataatttttctttcttcgtcagtgataaaaatatatttattgacaCTTACATGTAAGATATCGTGATTAGATTGTGTCTTCGACCATCTGCGTCAACACGAGctttatcgttattttattaacattCTGCGCACACAATTCGACTTGTGATTCAATTGTATGCGTATGTGAGTAAGAGGCAAACGAAAATGTAATCTCGCACTTCGCATATATCTATGAGTGATTTCTGTCGTATATACGAGATACTGAAATGTTCGTTGCCCCCCTGTTtccgttaaaaatattaagttcttctttttttttttaattcaatatcATTGTTATCGTTCCTCACGTATGAATAATGGCCGATCGCATTCCCGCCcgcgttctttttttctttttttttgtcggtaTCTTACTTTTTGTTTCCCGAGTGAAAAAGTCACGCCTCAGTGGAAAAAGGCAACTTGTATTTAATGCGCGTACAAAGAAATTGTTGcatgtttttatttctgaCCTGACCATTGTAGTATACTtatgcacacacacatatcGTATGTGCAATACGCTTTACGATTAGCCTGcaaaataatgtattatataagATCAAGGTCGGGACGCAAGGTATCGGTGAATGTGTGAGCAAATTTGACGACAATGATACGATTATTCATGGATAAGGCGCATATCGATGgaaagagaaataagaaaataaacgaactaaaaaaaaaagtataaaaagaaTAACGCCGAGTAAACAAACATTAAATAATACTGTTGTAAAGTGTATCTACGTATATGCCTATATGTGTGTACGGCAATATGTTCTATTCGTGACGTCGACGCAATGCGATAAGACAACGTTGGGTAATTCCCTGTCAGATAGCAGATTGTTATGAAAAACttcagaaaaaaacaaagtttcatTCATCAAATATGGTGATAGAAATATTTCGTGGGTTCAAATAAATTTGGGTTCACTCGATAATCCAAATTATCGTTAACatcaattttgttgaattaaattgaattattttagatgatgaaaaaaaaatgtctttccCTGTATTCgataaattcaacaaatatttACTCCGTGTGTAGCACATGAATCCTAACTTGATCTGACAAGCGCCAAAATTGGGATCTGTGTTTTTTTCGACACGTAGATTACGGTTCTGGTATATAAACATGTATagaatttctttgaaatagAAGAttattcttctttattttaatAGAATTAAAGCTTCTTCTGTTTGGTAGCAATTTTCACACCGGCGTGTAGTTTTAAGTTTCTTTAGTGCGGTTAACTAGCCGGTATTACAAGTGcgtatacgtaggtacatCCATACAATAATAGCTCGTAGCATGCTCGCACGTGTATTTCGATCGACAGTAAGTGGCCTAGTTTCTTTTGGGCGTTGCGTGCAAGGAGGATGCAAACAAGATGAGATAACCCTCTTGTGTCCTAACGTCCTACGTCTTCGTAATACACGTTTCCGGTGCTCGCAGGGTTATTGGACAGTGACAAGGTGTTAAACTGTCGTTTACGACACAGATTTAACGTGGCCTATCCTATTCCGTAAATTCATCTCCGTTATCTGAAACTCCGAGACGTGCAGCTAGGCACGTAGGCAGTTTCCTCCAAAGTCGTCTGCCCTCGGCCCTGGCGAGCCGAGCCCTtgcctctttctctttcttacTCGTACGGTTgcgtttaaataaattaacttCGGCCtcgaagatttttatttttatttttattccagacCGTATGAACATTGTCAGGTGTCGATTTTTCAGACCTTGCCACTTTTTCGCCATTGGTCACGATTTATACAAGTGTTAGCGGTTTGTCATTAGCGTTTTATCAAACCAGTTAGACCGGAATCCGGCGTTGATACATGGCTGGACGATAACCATGTTAATAAGATATTTCTAAATTGGTCAGAATACGTTTTATAAACAGTGTATCTACAGACACTGCACGTATATTACTAAATGATACTTGTTTTCAACTGATTTAGTTATCATTTGGCGTTTTCGTCGTGTACATGTTACTTCATTGGCTActgttaattttattcacgttcgaatttttaaaactttccACCGCTGCTTTCTCGCTTTAGCATCCGACAGATTCAAATCGGTTCATCCATCATCGGCTATACTGTAGACCTAATAAATTTCTCATATCAGTTGATTCCGATGACATGTCCTTTAAGCCGTTAAGCTGTCGGCCTTATAACGGTTACTGATTAAATTTAAGGAGATTTCCTTGTCTCCCACgataacaaatgaatttttcgtaTCTGCAAGTTATATATCTACCtgtatttattatatgtacacgAATATCACTCGATCGACTAAGCGACACCCACACCATGGATAAACAATAACAAGACTATAATAACTCCGACGGCATTTTTGACTGTttgttctttcgttttttatgTGCTAATGACGTGGCAACGGTTCTTTACgtcaaaattcgatttctatttacaaaaattcaatgttgAACGGacaagagaagaagaaaaagcagAGAAACACAGTGTATATTAGCctgtcggttttttttttttactgctcTTACAAGCTACCCAGGTGAAGTTATTTATATCTTTAGCGCATCGCGAAGGTTTGCTCATTCTTGAGCATAAAATGCGTGTTTGATTAGAAaccgaatatttttcatgtgtttttgttattatcatgattttcgtttcttttttttcgtaatcaaTATTGCTATCCCTGCCGTTTTAAAAGCGAACCTGTATAATCCAAAGTCGTAACTTTCTTAACAAATTGATTTCGAATGACCGCGTATCTATATACGTTAATACCTTACATCCTGTTGTATACATCCTCTTCAAAGTAACACATTTCATGGGTTCAATACTCTCTTCGAACAATGGTTTACGTATACTATGTATATGCATCTACTATCAACTTCGAAGTGCGCTACTGGTAAACTCCACgattatatacctacatgtaAGTACACTCGCGTGACAAGACGCACGTGATGATGTTTGTGTTTTATCTGCAGAGCATGGCAAGACTCAACGCGATGCGCTGCATTGATTTCTATATTTGTAATATCACACATGCGATTATCGCGGCTTCATGCTTGTTATTTCATTTCGCGGGAAGAATAAATCGTGTTCCTTGGACAAGCGCGAAATTTgcggaaaataaaaacaatcataaaaataaacaaacgagcaaaaaacaaaaaggaatttctttttttgttattacCGGTTGGGTACGGACcaagaataagaaaataaaatatagcactgtacaattttttttccttcgctGGCGACAGTAAAGACAACCCTTTAATGGGCGAGTGTGGACAAACTGTTATCTTGAAGTTGGTAACCCTATCGCAACGGTTCATGCTGAGGAAAACCCGTTATTTCACCATTTTGGAACAGTTTGAAATTCTGTGAATCGTAATGAAACAATACATA is a window encoding:
- the LOC124299030 gene encoding uncharacterized protein LOC124299030, with the protein product MDLVYMPEALSYGSLRHPQYRDYEQPWNKDYFNYGKSTTKAKNQQRQQLQKSTSKVPCSLCKENKRRTLAAYIRGKARNNSCSEIHEEIEEDEIREEEEEEEDVPRCGDDEESQEKTVEKTKGEAKTSRRRSDENIGESANGN